The following coding sequences lie in one Pempheris klunzingeri isolate RE-2024b chromosome 13, fPemKlu1.hap1, whole genome shotgun sequence genomic window:
- the LOC139212052 gene encoding zinc finger FYVE domain-containing protein 1-like has product MSGHGSSSEKGVNTSLICQESYACGGSEEAAFECDECKSLQCVRCELELHNQERLKNHERVQIGPGHVPYCDNCKGSNGDQGKRHRSVVRCLNCKVNMCQDCQKRTHSGGNKKKHQLTSYPPPPKPAEITSVSVPPAARIADEIKSQRAKLLEKVSSFLLVDENEEMQVKDETSFVKRLSCGPDQLLKVVSIFGNTGEGKSHTLNHTFFMGREVFKTSPTQESCTVGVWAALDPIRNVVVIDTEGLLGNSSKQGQRTRLLLKVLAISDLIIYRTHADRLHDDLFKFLGDASDAYLKHFTKELKATTARCGLDVPLSTLGPAVVIFHETVHTKLLGSDKSSESIDRLLLDRFKKLSRFPEAFSSVQYWGTQTLSPPTDFHGLQNKLEQLLDNNATRSPRTPVVIFKALQALSERFNGEITGELVAHSCFFPDEYFTCSSLCLSCGSGCKNSMNHLGEGACHEAKHRCRYSAQYDNRIYTCKACYEGGKEVVVVPKTSASSDSPWMGLAKYAWSGYVIECPNCGVIYRSRQYWYGNQDPVDTVVRTEIQHVWPGSDGFLKDNSNAAQRLLDGVNLVAQSVSELSVKPAKAVTSWLTDQIAPAYWKPNSFILVCHKCHTVFQDNDTKHHCRACGEGFCDGCSSKAAPVPERGWGLAPVRVCDVCFEQRASYAELLEAELEEEEGGTLARKVGEAVTNTIGVVVTAIDIPLGLVKDAARPAYWVPDQDILSCHNCQREFTAKLSKHHCRACGQGVCDDCSPERRSVPSRGWDHPVRVCTSCNQKPGEL; this is encoded by the exons ATGAGTGGGCATGGCTCATCTTCAGAAAAGGGAGTCAATACTAGTCTAATATGTCAAGAGAGTTATGCCTGTGGTGGCTCCGAGGAAGCAGCATTTGAGTGTGATGAATGCAAAAGCTTGCAGTGTGTTCGCTGTGAGCTGGAGCTCCACAATCAGGAGCGTCTGAAGAACCATGAGCGGGTTCAGATAGGTCCAGGGCACGTCCCTTACTGTGACAACTGCAAAGGAAGCAATGGAGACCAGGGCAAACGCCACAGATCTGTGGTCCGCTGCCTGAACTGCAAAGTTAACATGTGTCAAGACTGTCAGAAACGCACCCACAGTGGAGGGAACAAGAAGAAACACCAGCTCACATCCTATCCCCCACCGCCCAAACCTGCAGAGATCACCTCTGTATCTGTCCCACCGGCTGCCCGAATAGCCGATGAGATCAAATCTCAGAGAGCAAAACTTCTGGAGAAGGTTTCCAGTTTTCTCCTGGTTGATGAGAATGAGGAAATGCAG GTAAAAGACGAAACTTCATTTGTAAAGCGCCTGAGTTGCGGCCCTGACCAGCTACTGAAGGTGGTGTCCATCTTTGGCAACACCGGAGAGGGTAAATCTCACACCCTGAACCACACATTCTTCATGGGCAGGGAAGTGTTCAAGACTTCTCCCACCCAGGAGTCGTGCACGGTGGGGGTGTGGGCGGCACTTGACCCCATCCGTAACGTGGTGGTCATCGACACAGAGGGGCTGCTTGGGAACAGTTCCAAACAGGGCCAGAGGACCCGACTCTTGCTCAAGGTGCTCGCCATCTCCGACCTCATCATTTACCGCACCCACGCCGACCGTCTCCATGATGACCTCTTCAAGTTCCTCGGGGACGCCTCGGATGCTTACTTGAAGCATTTCACCAAGGAACTGAAGGCCACAACGGCCCGCTGTGGCCTGGATGTCCCACTGTCCACCTTGGGTCCAGCGGTGGTCATCTTCCATGAAACTGTCCACACTAAGTTGCTTGGCTCAG ACAAGTCATCTGAGTCAATAGATCGGCTGCTGTTGGATCGCTTCAAGAAACTTTCCCGTTTCCCAGAGGCCTTCAGCTCAGTCCAGTACTGGGGCACTCAGACTCTCAGCCCCCCTACTGACTTCCATGGCCTGCAGAATAAACTGGAGCAGCTCTTGGATAACAACGCCACCCGTTCCCCACGCACCCCTGTGGTCATCTTTAAAGCCCTGCAG GCACTGAGTGAGCGCTTTAATGGGGAAATTACAGGTGAGCTTGTTGCCCACAGCTGTTTCTTTCCTGACGAGTACTTCACCTGCTCCAGCCTGTGCCTCAGTTGTGG ATCCGGCTGCAAGAACAGCATGAACCACTTGGGAGAAGGAGCGTGCCACGAGGCAAAGCATCGTTGTCGTTATTCTGCTCAGTATGATAATCGCATTTACACCTGTAAG GCTTGCTATGAAGGGGGGAAGGAGGTGGTAGTTGTCCCTAAGACCTCAGCTTCCTCAGACTCTCCATGGATGGGCCTCGCCAAGTACGCCTGGTCTGG GTACGTTATCGAATGCCCCAACTGTGGAGTGATCTATCGGAGCCGTCAGTACTGGTATGGGAACCAGGACCCTGTGGATACCGTCGTCCGCACTGAGATCCAGCATGTATGGCCAGGG TCGGATGGCTTTTTAAAGGACAACAGCAATGCAGCGCAGCGGCTTCTGGATGGAGTCAACCTAGTGGCACAGTCTGTGTCAGAGCTCAGTGTCAAGCCTGCCAAGGCCGTCACCTCCTGGCTGACAGATCAGATCGCCCCAGCCTACTGGAAACCCAACTCCTTCATCTTg gTGTGCCATAAGTGTCACACAGTCTTCCAGGACAATGACACCAAACATCACTGCCGTGCCTGTGGGGAGGGCTTCTGTGACGGCTGCTCTTCCAAAGCTGCGCCCGTCCCAGAGAGAGGCTGGGGTCTCGCCCCTGTCAGAGTCTGTGACGTCTGCTTCGAGCAGAGAGCTTCATacgcag AGCTGCTTGAGGCAGAGCTCGAGGAGGAAGAAGGTGGAACCCTCGCCAGGAAGGTTGGAGAAGCGGTGACCAACACCATAGGGGTTGTGGTCACTGCTATTGACATCCCACTGG GCCTAGTGAAAGACGCAGCCCGTCCAGCCTACTGGGTGCCTGACCAGGACATCCTCTCCTGCCACAACTGCCAGCGCGAGTTCACTGCCAAGCTGTCCAAGCACCACTGCCGCGCCTGTGGCCAAGGAGTGTGTGACGACTGCTCCCCGGAGCGTCGGTCGGTCCCATCGCGGGGCTGGGACCACCCTGTGCGCGTGTGCACCAGCTGCAACCAGAAACCTGGAGAACTTTAA
- the LOC139212233 gene encoding rho-related GTP-binding protein RhoV-like translates to MAEACQRHDKPYRLREEVSCMLVGDGAVGKTSMIISYIFNGYNSEYRQTAFDVFTGLVHVNGVPTRIKLIDTAGQEEFGHLRSLCYAHVDVFILCFSLVNPVSFDNITSKWIPQIRAGNSTSPIVLVGTQSDLRHNVDVLIHLDQQRAKPVHFSRARRLAHRVRAHDYVECSALTQHNLKDVFDSAIFAAVKHKHTGSKSKKLSPLKRLKTFCDCGWRKIFRLI, encoded by the exons ATGGCAGAGGCCTGTCAGAGACATGACAAACCTTACAGGCTGAGGGAAGAAGTGAGCTGCATGCTGGTTGGTGATGGAGCTGTGGGGAAGACCAGCATGATCATCAGCTACATCTTCAATGGGTACAACAGCGAGTACAGACAAACAGCTTTTGATGTCTTTACTG GTTTGGTTCATGTGAATGGAGTTCCAACTCGTATCAAACTCATAGACACTGCAGGACAG GAGGAGTTTGGCCATCTTCGCTCTCTGTGCTACGCCCACGTGGACGTCTTCATCCTCTGCTTCAGCCTGGTCAACCCCGTCTCTTTCGACAACATCACCTCCAAATGGATCCCACAGATCCGTGCTGGCAACTCGACCTCTCCCATCGTTCTGGTCGGGACTCAGTCAGACCTTCGCCACAATGTGGACGTCCTCATTCACCTGGACCAGCAGAGAGCCAAACCAGTGCACTTCAGCCGGGCCAGAAGGCTGGCACACAGGGTCAGAGCGCACGACTATGTGGAGTGCTCGGCCCTGACGCAGCACAACCTCAAAGATGTGTTTGACTCTGCTATATTTGCTGCTGTCAAGCACAAGCACACTGGCTCAAAATCCAAAAAGCTCAGCCCTCTTAAACGCTTAAAGACTTTTTGCGATTGTGGATGGAGGAAAATCTTCAGGCTCATCTGA